A genome region from Sardina pilchardus chromosome 22, fSarPil1.1, whole genome shotgun sequence includes the following:
- the nme2a gene encoding NME/NM23 nucleoside diphosphate kinase 2a isoform X2, which yields MRAMSGDEERTFIAIKPDGVQRGLIGEIISRFERKGFKLVGMKLIHAPEDLLRQHYADLKDRPFFPGLVSYMRSGPVCAMVWEGMNVVKTGRVMLGETNPAESKPGTIRGDFCIQVGRNIIHGSDAVDSANTEINLWFKPEELASYTKCDHSWLY from the exons ATGAG AGCGATGTCTGGAGACGAAGAACGCACCTTCATAGCGATCAAACCGGATGGCGTGCAAAGAGGACTTATTGGAGAGATAATCAGCCGGTTTGAACGAAAAGGATTCAAACTTGTCGGAATGAAGCTGATTCAT GCACCTGAGGACCTTCTCCGGCAGCATTATGCTGACCTCAAAGACCGACCTTTCTTCCCTGGGCTTGTCAGCTACATGCGTTCTGGTCCTGTTTGTGCAATG GTTTGGGAAGGTATGAATGTTGTTAAGACGGGTAGAGTGATGTTGGGAGAAACCAACCCCGCTGAATCCAAGCCAGGCACAATTCGAGGGGACTTCTGCATTCAAGTTGGCAG GAATATAATCCATGGCAGTGATGCAGTTGACAGTGCCAATACAGAGATCAACCTTTGGTTTAAACCAGAAGAGCTTGCATCTTACACAAAATGTGACCACAGCTGGCTGTATTAG
- the nme2a gene encoding NME/NM23 nucleoside diphosphate kinase 2a isoform X3: MSGDEERTFIAIKPDGVQRGLIGEIISRFERKGFKLVGMKLIHAPEDLLRQHYADLKDRPFFPGLVSYMRSGPVCAMVWEGMNVVKTGRVMLGETNPAESKPGTIRGDFCIQVGRNIIHGSDAVDSANTEINLWFKPEELASYTKCDHSWLY, translated from the exons ATGTCTGGAGACGAAGAACGCACCTTCATAGCGATCAAACCGGATGGCGTGCAAAGAGGACTTATTGGAGAGATAATCAGCCGGTTTGAACGAAAAGGATTCAAACTTGTCGGAATGAAGCTGATTCAT GCACCTGAGGACCTTCTCCGGCAGCATTATGCTGACCTCAAAGACCGACCTTTCTTCCCTGGGCTTGTCAGCTACATGCGTTCTGGTCCTGTTTGTGCAATG GTTTGGGAAGGTATGAATGTTGTTAAGACGGGTAGAGTGATGTTGGGAGAAACCAACCCCGCTGAATCCAAGCCAGGCACAATTCGAGGGGACTTCTGCATTCAAGTTGGCAG GAATATAATCCATGGCAGTGATGCAGTTGACAGTGCCAATACAGAGATCAACCTTTGGTTTAAACCAGAAGAGCTTGCATCTTACACAAAATGTGACCACAGCTGGCTGTATTAG
- the nme2a gene encoding NME/NM23 nucleoside diphosphate kinase 2a isoform X1, translated as MHNRAMSGDEERTFIAIKPDGVQRGLIGEIISRFERKGFKLVGMKLIHAPEDLLRQHYADLKDRPFFPGLVSYMRSGPVCAMVWEGMNVVKTGRVMLGETNPAESKPGTIRGDFCIQVGRNIIHGSDAVDSANTEINLWFKPEELASYTKCDHSWLY; from the exons atgcatAATCG AGCGATGTCTGGAGACGAAGAACGCACCTTCATAGCGATCAAACCGGATGGCGTGCAAAGAGGACTTATTGGAGAGATAATCAGCCGGTTTGAACGAAAAGGATTCAAACTTGTCGGAATGAAGCTGATTCAT GCACCTGAGGACCTTCTCCGGCAGCATTATGCTGACCTCAAAGACCGACCTTTCTTCCCTGGGCTTGTCAGCTACATGCGTTCTGGTCCTGTTTGTGCAATG GTTTGGGAAGGTATGAATGTTGTTAAGACGGGTAGAGTGATGTTGGGAGAAACCAACCCCGCTGAATCCAAGCCAGGCACAATTCGAGGGGACTTCTGCATTCAAGTTGGCAG GAATATAATCCATGGCAGTGATGCAGTTGACAGTGCCAATACAGAGATCAACCTTTGGTTTAAACCAGAAGAGCTTGCATCTTACACAAAATGTGACCACAGCTGGCTGTATTAG